The Paraburkholderia acidisoli genome contains a region encoding:
- the cpaB gene encoding Flp pilus assembly protein CpaB, which yields MANLTKVFAGLLIAGALLLGLFALMLARREPPAAVVAQPVAGETQALTPVVVATRTLAAGQPIPADALHVKPLPIHPAGSYSDSAMVAGRVPLTDVAADTPVLDTQLTSSLAASLAPGERAVAVRVDETNAVGNQLRAGNVVDVFFTLHRDGTAQSGEIGRTQTRLLISKARVLVFGNPDDAAKVGAPRTSTFGAQAAAPRTAVIAVPLADVDTLALAQSQGQLLFALRNPTDPDTLDPAAFGPQPGVLKVVARDGAQASTSTHAAAGIALDQLAGGTAPHAASVAPSRAPGSTLQASRGGLEVIRGGQAERVAW from the coding sequence ATGGCCAATCTGACCAAAGTGTTTGCAGGACTCCTGATCGCCGGGGCGTTGCTGCTCGGGCTGTTCGCGTTGATGCTCGCGCGCCGCGAGCCGCCCGCGGCCGTGGTCGCGCAACCCGTGGCGGGCGAGACCCAGGCGCTCACGCCCGTCGTCGTCGCAACGCGCACGCTCGCGGCCGGCCAGCCCATTCCCGCCGACGCGCTGCACGTGAAGCCCCTGCCGATTCATCCGGCGGGTTCGTACAGCGACTCGGCCATGGTCGCCGGCCGCGTGCCGCTCACGGACGTCGCCGCCGACACACCCGTGCTCGACACGCAACTCACTTCGAGCCTCGCCGCGAGCCTCGCGCCGGGCGAGCGCGCGGTGGCCGTGCGGGTCGACGAAACCAACGCCGTGGGCAATCAGTTGCGCGCGGGCAACGTCGTCGACGTGTTCTTCACGCTGCACCGCGATGGCACGGCGCAAAGCGGCGAGATCGGGCGCACGCAAACGCGGCTTTTGATCTCGAAGGCGCGCGTGCTGGTATTCGGGAATCCTGACGATGCCGCGAAAGTGGGCGCGCCGCGCACCAGCACGTTCGGCGCGCAGGCAGCGGCGCCGCGCACGGCTGTGATCGCCGTGCCGCTCGCCGATGTCGATACGCTCGCGCTCGCGCAAAGCCAGGGCCAGCTGCTGTTCGCGCTGCGCAATCCCACCGACCCCGACACGCTCGACCCCGCCGCATTCGGGCCGCAGCCGGGCGTACTCAAGGTGGTGGCGCGCGACGGCGCGCAAGCCTCCACCTCCACGCACGCGGCGGCGGGCATCGCGCTCGATCAACTGGCGGGCGGCACCGCGCCGCATGCGGCGAGCGTCGCGCCGTCGCGCGCGCCGGGATCGACGCTGCAGGCGTCGCGGGGCGGTCTGGAAGTGATACGGGGCGGACAAGCCGAACGCGTGGCCTGGTGA
- a CDS encoding TadE family protein, whose translation MSRHATRSRALPRTYLRRRRQRGNAAIEFALVFPVFFLILYAIVTYSMVFLVQQSLTAAAGEGARAALAYRSNTDPLAALNDRASQACLRALAVVSWLPGAGSATGGPTSCTPAVNMAPAGCTNNASMDCIQITLSYAYANKPLVPTLPLLDIAIPPSLTGQATVQIDPENLL comes from the coding sequence ATGAGCCGCCACGCAACCCGCTCGCGAGCGCTTCCGCGAACGTACCTGCGCAGACGCCGGCAACGCGGCAATGCGGCCATTGAATTCGCGCTCGTGTTCCCCGTGTTCTTCCTGATTCTCTATGCGATCGTCACGTACAGCATGGTGTTTCTCGTGCAGCAGAGCCTGACGGCCGCGGCGGGCGAGGGCGCGCGCGCCGCGCTCGCGTATCGCAGCAACACCGACCCGCTCGCCGCGCTCAACGACCGCGCCTCGCAGGCGTGCCTGCGTGCGCTTGCCGTGGTGAGCTGGCTGCCGGGCGCGGGCAGCGCCACCGGCGGTCCCACGAGCTGCACGCCGGCCGTGAACATGGCGCCCGCGGGCTGCACCAACAATGCGAGCATGGACTGCATCCAGATCACGCTGAGTTACGCGTACGCCAACAAGCCGCTCGTTCCCACCTTGCCTCTGCTCGACATTGCGATTCCGCCGTCGTTGACGGGGCAGGCCACGGTCCAGATCGATCCGGAGAACCTGTTGTGA
- a CDS encoding A24 family peptidase, giving the protein MTLYVLGCLAFGAWAAAVAVCDVRSRRVPNALVLAGFVAALAAACARAGPLHIDLGAALVAAALGFVALLPFYLLRVMGAADVKVFAVLGAWCGKEALIALWLVASVAALVHVLALLIATRARRAHTSSDGRRARVIAVGARRGTPFATCLTAPALAWLVLQLVAGGVR; this is encoded by the coding sequence ATGACTCTCTACGTCCTTGGTTGCCTCGCGTTCGGCGCATGGGCGGCGGCCGTTGCCGTGTGCGACGTCCGCTCGCGCCGTGTGCCCAACGCGCTCGTGCTGGCAGGCTTCGTTGCGGCGCTCGCCGCGGCGTGCGCTCGCGCCGGCCCTTTGCATATCGATCTCGGCGCGGCGCTGGTTGCGGCCGCGCTGGGCTTCGTCGCGCTCCTGCCGTTTTATTTGCTGCGTGTCATGGGCGCCGCCGACGTAAAGGTATTCGCCGTGCTCGGCGCATGGTGCGGCAAGGAAGCGCTCATCGCGCTGTGGCTCGTGGCGAGCGTCGCGGCGCTCGTGCACGTGCTGGCCTTGTTGATCGCCACGCGTGCACGGCGTGCGCATACTTCCAGCGATGGCCGGCGCGCGCGCGTGATCGCCGTGGGCGCGCGACGCGGCACGCCGTTCGCCACCTGTCTCACGGCGCCCGCGCTGGCGTGGCTGGTGTTGCAGCTCGTTGCCGGAGGTGTGCGATGA
- a CDS encoding Flp family type IVb pilin, with protein MNKLFHHFVKSEDGVTALEYGLIAGVIALAIGSTVLTLGTQLTSVFSDISSTLSTALPKTTGTGGST; from the coding sequence ATGAACAAGCTGTTCCATCACTTCGTGAAGTCGGAAGACGGCGTCACCGCACTCGAATACGGGCTCATCGCGGGGGTCATCGCACTCGCTATCGGCTCAACGGTGCTGACGTTGGGCACTCAACTTACGTCCGTGTTCTCGGACATATCCAGCACGCTTTCCACGGCGCTTCCCAAGACGACGGGCACGGGCGGCAGTACCTGA